One uncultured Campylobacter sp. genomic window, TTTGATAAATTTTAGGGCTGTAGCTTAGACTTACCCCTACATTTAGCGTTGCGTGCATATTGGCTACGTTAGGAGCTATAAGGCTGCCGCTTCCTTGCTTATTGATTAGATGAATCTCGCTGCTTGGATTAATCGGACCGCTTACTCCGCTGATATAAGCCGTGATATTGTTTACGTTGCTTAGATCTGTGTTAGCGGTAGGATCGCTTAGGGTAAGCACGCTATCGCCTGCTCTAATAGAGCTAGGAAGGAAGAAATTTAACTTGTCAAAACCGCTAATATTTTTAGCGCTTAAGGAATTTACTGCCGCAGGAGAGCTATTGCTAGCTCCTATGTTAAGGGTGTTGCCGCTACCGCTTGCGCTTATTGAGCCTACATTGTGACCACTGATAAAATTTAACGTATTATTTGCGCCTGCTGCATGGATATTTCTAGCGTTAAAATTCTTATCCTCCCCCGCTTTGCCTATGTCTATGTTATTTCCGCTAAGACCGCCGGCACCAAGATACTTCTGCAGCTCATCCGCATCGAAATCCCCATTTATGCTCTCGTTAGTCTTAATAAGCTTTTGGATATAAAGTTCCTTCTCATCCTCGCTTATATGCATACCGCCTATGTTTCTGCTAAAGGTATTGGCATCTTTTATGACATAGTTTTTATTTAGCTGAGTTACGTAGCCTTTATCTTTAAAGCGCGGATCATATCCGGTAAATTTACCGCCTCCGCTTTTATAGGCAAGTGTGTATTTCTTATTATCGCCATTTGGATAGCTTGCATTGTTTAAAGCATTAAATTCGCTTGTCGAGTTTACAAATATATCGGTACCGCTTAGATCAGTATTGCCAGAACCTGTCAAGCTTAAAGCTCTTTTAGCATTTGATGAAACGTCGTTTTTAATCTCGCTAAGAGAAGCTAAGTTGAATTCTAATTTATTGAAATTTGCAAAATTCCCTGCATTTAGGCCATTGCCGGAGTTTGAAGATAGGATATTTAGGCTATTGCCCGAATTGCTAGCGTTTGCACTAGATACGCCGTATATCGTGCCTGCTACGCTACCGCTTCTGAAATTTACTACGTTGTTGCTGCCGCTAGCGGCTTCCGCTGCGTATACGTTGCCAGCAACTTGCGTGTTGCCGTTTAAATTTACAGTGTTGGAGGAGGCGGTGCCGCTAGCCTTTCCGCCGTATACGCTTCCGCCTACGTTTACCGAGTTAAGAGTTATGGTGTTGGAAATCGCGCTGTTTCCCTTGCCGCCTACCGCCATTGCTCCTACGCTGCCGTTGTTTATCGTTACGATATTGGACTTAGCTTCTCCGTTGCTAGTATTGCCTCCGTAAATGCTATTGTGGATTATCGTAGCATTCGTAGTTACGCTATTATCGTGGACGTCCCCGCCTCCGCTACTGCTATGAGTGATGCCTGCATTTACATACCCCACGTCTATTCCGCTTGCTTCGAAGGTTACGTGGTTATTATAAATTTCTTGTGGGGTAGCGGAATTTGAATACCCGCCGTCGATCTCGCCTATGCTGCTTCCGCCCTTGATCTTGGCGTAGTTATCGTGGATGCTGTTGCTTCCGTCGGTAGCGTCGTCTCTGCCCGAGCTTATGTTTTTGCCGCCTAGATTGCCTGCACCCTCTTTTACTATTACGGTGTTTCCTTTATTGCCGAATAGCTCAGTAGCGCCCGCAGCCTTGTTGGAATTTTGATTTTGCATTAGCTCACTTTGATCGAAGTTGGGATCTATCCAAGAGCGAGTTAGTGTGCCTTTCTGCATGATTAAATTCTTGCTGTTTTCGACCTCGATCGTAGTGCCGGTGATTTGATAGTGGTCTTTGTCGGTAATCGTATAAATTTGATTATCTTGCACGGTTTGTGCGGCTCTAGTGATCGTGCCGCCGCCTGAATTATGTATCAGATAGTACTTTCCTTCGCCAAGATCTGATTTTATACCCTCTATCTTTGTACCGTTTAAATTCGTATTACCATTAGTGGTTAGAGTAAGCGGCGCATCCGCTTCGATCGTGGAGTATAAATCATTGAAATTTATAGAGCCGAAATTTTTAATGTCTTTAGCTTTTTTAATGCCGCCGCCGACCCAATTTTCTATATGTAAGGTATTAGTTTTATCCGTAGGCTTATTGCTGCCGTAGATTGTACCGCTTATAGTGCCGCCTCTAAAATTTACGTTACTATTTTCGACGCTGCCGCTTGTAGCGTAGCCCGCAAAGACGTCTCCTGCTATCGTCGTTCTTTCTTTATTGATATAAACGACTGCGTTTTTGACGCTTCCTGCACGTGCGCCATAGACATTGCCGCCTACGTGCACGCCTTTGTTGGAGTCTGACGCTCCTAGAGTAACTCTATCGCCGTCCGATTCGCCTGCAATGCTGTTTGCTGCCGCGACATCGCCTTTTACTGTACCTTTTATAAGATCAACTACGCTTCGCGAGCTTGAGGCGCCGCCCAAAGAGCCTGTGACGCTGCCTACGATTGCATCGTCGTTGTTGATTTCTACGCGATTTGCACTCATTACGCTAGCGCTATTTGCTTGACCGCCTACTACTTGGTAATTTTGCGCTTTTAGTCTTGCGTTTATGGTTACGGAGTTTGCACTAGAGTTTCCACTTCCGCCCGCTGCGCCCCAAATTCTACCGTTTCCGTTTAGAGTGATAGTATTTGTGCTGCCATAATAAGGCACCGTTATATTGACGCTATTGTAGCTGCTTTTTCCCGTGGAGGATTGAGCGCCGAATATATCGAAGTTCCCTCTAAATGTGCCGCTTTTGATAGTTATTCTATTCGATACGGCATCACCGCTACCGCTTACTATGCCGCCTACGATTACGTTTGTAACGGAGCCGTTACCGATAGTGCCTCCGTCGATTGTTACGGCGTTAGAGGAGGCTTCTTTGTCCGCTCCGCTTCTGCCGCCGATGATATTATAATGTCTATTTGAGCTGCCGCCGAAGTTATCGGCATTTCCCGTAATTTCGGCGCCGTATTTCACGAAAACCTGATTTCGCGTCGCTTCGCCTTCGTTGCCCGTTTTTGACGCCGCTATGCCTTGCCCGCCTACAACCAAATTTACCTTAGAGCCGTTTTCCAAGCTCACGTAATTATCCGATACCCCCTTGGCCTCGGCGCCTATTGCGATACCCACGTAAGCGTTTGCGCCTCTAATCGTAAGTCTATTGTTGGAGGCGGAGTTTAACTCGGTAAAGCCCGAAATTCCATCGCCGCTTCCTCCGCCGTAAATCACGCTGCCAGAGTAGTCCGTCCCGCCGCTTGCAACGCCCGTAATCGTCGTAATATTGCCGTTCGGGCTGGTGCTACCGCTGCCGCTAGTATTGCCGCTAAATCCCGCCGAATAGAGGTTATTATGGGTATGGATAAGCGGCGGATTAGAATCTGCATTGCAAAGCGCTTGTGCGGGCGCTAGTGCGAGCACCGCTGCGAGGCTAAGCATAGAGGAACAGATGGATTTTTTCATATATTGATCCTTTAAAATTCATAAAGTTTGCGATTATACATAAAAATAGATCAGTTTGCAATATGAAAATCACTGATCGGTTTTTAAAAGAGGGGGGGCTTCATTTGTAATTTTAAGTAATAAAAATTCACTCTTTGTGCAGAATAAATTCCTGGCTATGAAATTTAATCCTTTTTTTGGGGGGGGCATTTTGAGCGGATTGCAAGTGGTAAAAAATCCTAGCAAGAGGATTTTTAGTAAAATTTGAAATAATAAAAATCTGAGCTAAATTTATTTTAGCAATTTCAAGCTGCCATGGAATTTATGCAGGGTAAATTTTTAAACGAGCGGAATTTTTTATAAATGCCGTTTCGCCCGCGAAAAAGCTTTTTTGAAAAATTTAAACAAGCAATATTGCGCGATAAATTTTATGTGATCCATGGCTGCAAGAGCTAAAGCATAGCAAGCAGGAGATAAAATTTACGAGATAAATCTTGCGTGATAAATTTTAAAATAAGCCGCAAATCCTACAAGAAGCTGTAAATTCCATCTAGCAAGAAATATCTTTTATCCGCAGCGCCGTGATAAAATGGATTAAAAGTTCCCTCGTATGCCTTTTCAAAAAAGCCTTCTTTGCTTAGCTTTATAAGCTCTGCATTGACGAAATCCAGTAGCTCTTTATTGCCCTTCTGCACGCCAATACCCATGAAATCGGGCTTGCCTAGAGTTTTAAGCGGTACTTCTACCTCGCTATCGACTACTGGATATGCCATTGCGATGAGATTATCGGTCGCGTAGGCGTCCACGTCGCCGTCTTTTAGCATGCGGTAGCACTCTCTAGCGATCTTGCAAAATGTAAAATTTCCAAAGCCTTCTTGTTTAAAAAATGCCTCGCCCGTACCGCCGCTTTCGAGTAAAATTCTCTTCTCTTTCAGATCGGCTAAGGATTTTATTCTATCGGCCTTGCGGGTTAAAACTCCAAGATTTACCGAAAAATACGGTGTTGAAAAATCGATCTGCTGCGCACGTTCAGGCGTAATGGTAATCGTAGCGATGACGATATCTACGCGGTTGTTTACTAATGCTGGAATTCTATCCTCGACCTTCATCGGCACAAGTTCGATTCTGCCGCCTTTTTCGCCGAAAAGATCATTTGCTATGGCCTGTGCCATCGTAACTTCAAAGCCCTCGAAAGTTCCATCGTTTA contains:
- a CDS encoding transporter substrate-binding domain-containing protein codes for the protein MKLLLAMLLPFIVAFADSLEQIRSKGVVRIGVYDGQPPFSELNDGTFEGFEVTMAQAIANDLFGEKGGRIELVPMKVEDRIPALVNNRVDIVIATITITPERAQQIDFSTPYFSVNLGVLTRKADRIKSLADLKEKRILLESGGTGEAFFKQEGFGNFTFCKIARECYRMLKDGDVDAYATDNLIAMAYPVVDSEVEVPLKTLGKPDFMGIGVQKGNKELLDFVNAELIKLSKEGFFEKAYEGTFNPFYHGAADKRYFLLDGIYSFL